A single Bacillus sp. HMF5848 DNA region contains:
- a CDS encoding MurR/RpiR family transcriptional regulator, with translation MTILHSHLKSKIAGLINSHYPSLTKSEQKVASVVVEQLEKVLYYSVTDLADVAEVGETTVLRFCRKIGLKGYQEFKLAIAKDLSTMEQEEPDEGTNFISAISNYTKNAIDETMHLINEQVLQQAINVLNEAKSVYFYGVGTSGLTAQDAKYRFIRIGRQVDAIIDPHIQAMTAATLSKGDVVVGLSVSGSTKDTIDSLSIARQNGATVIAITYYARSPITKIADYVLLSGGKESPLEGGSLASKIAQLFVIDLLCTGLALQNKEQAIKMKEKTAQAVVEKIY, from the coding sequence ATGACAATATTACATTCGCATTTAAAAAGCAAAATCGCTGGGCTTATTAATAGCCACTACCCTTCACTAACAAAGTCAGAGCAAAAGGTAGCAAGCGTCGTCGTTGAGCAGCTTGAAAAAGTTCTCTATTATTCGGTCACGGACTTAGCCGATGTCGCTGAAGTTGGCGAAACGACTGTTCTCCGATTTTGCCGCAAAATCGGACTCAAAGGCTACCAAGAATTCAAGCTTGCGATCGCCAAAGACTTATCAACGATGGAACAAGAGGAACCGGACGAAGGCACGAACTTTATTTCCGCCATCTCCAACTATACGAAAAATGCTATCGATGAAACGATGCATTTAATCAACGAGCAAGTACTGCAACAAGCTATCAACGTCTTAAACGAAGCAAAATCAGTCTACTTCTATGGAGTCGGTACCTCCGGCTTAACCGCGCAGGATGCCAAATACCGCTTCATTCGAATCGGACGCCAAGTCGATGCCATCATCGACCCGCACATCCAAGCGATGACAGCTGCCACACTATCAAAAGGCGATGTCGTCGTCGGTTTAAGCGTATCGGGAAGCACGAAGGACACGATTGACTCATTATCAATTGCAAGACAAAACGGCGCAACGGTCATCGCCATCACGTACTACGCGCGATCGCCTATTACAAAAATAGCAGATTATGTCCTCCTAAGTGGCGGTAAAGAATCCCCACTAGAAGGTGGCTCACTCGCATCGAAAATCGCCCAACTCTTTGTCATAGACCTACTTTGCACCGGCCTCGCCCTGCAAAACAAAGAGCAAGCCATCAAGATGAAAGAAAAAACAGCCCAGGCTGTTGTTGAAAAAATATATTAA
- a CDS encoding single-stranded DNA-binding protein: MNNVVLVGRLTRDPELKYLGSGVAVSHVTIAINRNFRNANGQIDADFVNCTIWRKSAENIANYCRKGSVVGVTGRLQSRSYDKDGRRIYVTEVVADHVQFLSKRPPTTSVPQTILNTNETEEAPTTQNETTEQTENSLEEAVPF; encoded by the coding sequence ATGAACAATGTAGTCTTAGTAGGTCGCCTTACTCGCGACCCCGAACTGAAATATTTAGGGAGTGGCGTAGCGGTGTCACATGTGACAATAGCGATTAATAGAAACTTTCGCAACGCTAATGGTCAAATTGATGCTGACTTTGTCAATTGTACAATCTGGCGCAAATCAGCCGAGAACATCGCGAACTATTGTCGGAAAGGATCGGTAGTAGGCGTAACCGGACGCTTACAATCAAGGTCATATGATAAGGATGGACGTCGCATCTATGTCACGGAAGTGGTGGCAGATCATGTTCAGTTTTTAAGTAAGCGGCCGCCTACCACCTCAGTGCCACAAACAATTTTAAACACAAATGAAACCGAAGAAGCACCAACGACACAAAATGAAACAACAGAACAAACAGAGAACTCATTAGAGGAAGCAGTTCCTTTTTAA
- a CDS encoding DEAD/DEAH box helicase, whose protein sequence is MRTQALKVYARWHHNTTLLISVTDDAGLPVKPEDWRPLLFSWHDSSFYGTFVEIVDTPREQGILLDAWQAAELFAGETWNSFVQWTWDDTCQKLQTVAPQIVQIIAQGDFAPTLEGWRALDNSDEFLNQWLSEAVKAYIATDGEVADAWTAIQEAYPLLMSEAPAVVDEHDYLEKIGWLQDNTPFTVGLRLEEPDEDEEPWRLRPFFRSKEDDDDVYDFLPNEWHDFSERLTREQTIWRELVPWIVAEDGIKEELSEFEAWEFLTVASETLVAAGVEILLPSWWQAIRDAKLSLKAKVRSSVGSRPGSIFGMQSLVNFDWRVSTQGGAELSEDEFRKLVEQKRRLVYIRGQWIKLDPEFLKTVQAVLRKADKEGLHVRDVLAAELGAGSVFEGIEDAPDIEIEANPHILKMLQQLSQLTDIPELPVPEELHGELRPYQKQGYEWLSFLRGYGFGACLADDMGLGKTIQTITYLLHVKQTEGFNTPALIVAPTSVLGNWQKEIETFAPSLNVRIHYGSTRAKGADNFPSWIEGADVILTSYTLAQLDFEELSEVEWQAICLDEAQNIKNAYTKQSRAIRKLKTKHAIALTGTPMENRLTELWSIFDFINPGYLGSLQRFQRKFVAPIEKDNDKEKISQVQRLIRPFLLRRTKKDPEVELNLPDKQEQKEFCPLTVEQASLYEQLVNDTFAQIEKLNGFERRGLILKMIGQLKQVCNHPALYLKEARGARAVTTAHVERSNKLVKLLDLVASIQEREESCLIFTQYIGMGEMIVKLLEDKFGADVEFLNGSVPKQTRDRMIEDFQAGQGRVLVLSLKAGGTGLNLTAANHVIHYDRWWNPAVENQATDRAYRIGQKRFVHVHKLITTGTLEEKIDFMLEKKQSLNDQIIQSEQWITELDTDELRELIMLT, encoded by the coding sequence ATGCGAACACAGGCGCTAAAGGTATATGCAAGGTGGCACCACAATACGACCCTTTTAATCTCGGTTACCGATGACGCAGGCTTGCCTGTCAAACCAGAGGATTGGCGCCCGTTGCTATTTTCGTGGCACGATAGCTCGTTTTACGGCACGTTTGTTGAAATCGTGGACACCCCTAGAGAGCAAGGCATTCTTCTCGATGCGTGGCAGGCGGCCGAGCTGTTTGCTGGCGAAACGTGGAACTCGTTTGTGCAGTGGACATGGGACGATACGTGTCAAAAGCTGCAAACTGTTGCACCGCAAATTGTTCAAATTATCGCACAAGGGGATTTTGCGCCGACGCTAGAAGGCTGGCGCGCCCTCGATAACAGCGATGAGTTTTTAAACCAGTGGTTATCAGAGGCCGTAAAAGCATATATTGCAACAGATGGCGAAGTGGCTGACGCGTGGACAGCGATTCAAGAGGCGTATCCTCTACTTATGAGCGAGGCGCCAGCTGTTGTCGATGAGCATGATTATCTTGAAAAAATAGGCTGGCTGCAGGACAACACACCATTTACAGTCGGATTGCGCTTAGAAGAACCAGATGAAGACGAAGAGCCATGGCGCTTACGCCCGTTTTTCCGAAGCAAAGAAGACGATGATGATGTGTATGACTTTTTGCCAAACGAATGGCACGACTTTTCTGAGCGGTTAACAAGAGAGCAAACGATATGGCGTGAGCTCGTTCCGTGGATTGTCGCCGAGGATGGTATAAAAGAAGAGTTGAGTGAGTTCGAGGCGTGGGAGTTTTTAACAGTGGCAAGTGAAACGTTAGTCGCAGCGGGCGTGGAAATTTTACTACCGAGCTGGTGGCAAGCGATTCGCGATGCGAAGCTGTCGTTAAAAGCAAAAGTGCGCTCGTCAGTCGGCAGTCGTCCGGGCTCAATTTTTGGCATGCAATCACTTGTCAACTTTGACTGGCGCGTGTCCACCCAAGGTGGCGCCGAGCTATCAGAGGATGAGTTCCGCAAGCTAGTTGAACAAAAGCGGCGCCTCGTCTACATTCGTGGACAATGGATTAAGCTCGATCCGGAATTTTTAAAAACAGTGCAAGCCGTTCTTCGTAAAGCAGATAAAGAAGGCTTGCACGTACGCGATGTATTAGCGGCGGAGCTTGGAGCGGGTTCTGTGTTTGAAGGCATTGAAGATGCACCAGACATTGAGATTGAAGCAAATCCTCACATTTTAAAAATGCTACAGCAGCTGTCGCAGTTAACAGACATTCCCGAACTGCCTGTACCAGAGGAATTGCATGGCGAGCTTCGCCCATACCAAAAGCAAGGCTACGAATGGCTCAGCTTTTTGCGTGGCTATGGCTTTGGTGCCTGCTTAGCGGACGACATGGGACTCGGAAAAACAATTCAAACGATCACCTACTTACTACACGTGAAGCAGACCGAAGGCTTCAACACACCGGCTCTGATCGTCGCTCCGACATCCGTGCTCGGCAACTGGCAAAAAGAAATCGAGACGTTTGCACCGTCCTTGAACGTGCGCATTCATTATGGTAGCACGCGCGCAAAAGGCGCCGACAATTTCCCAAGCTGGATCGAAGGCGCGGATGTAATTTTAACATCATACACGTTAGCACAGCTTGATTTTGAAGAGCTATCAGAGGTAGAGTGGCAGGCAATCTGTCTTGATGAAGCGCAAAATATTAAAAATGCGTACACGAAGCAGTCGCGCGCGATCCGCAAGCTAAAAACAAAGCATGCCATCGCGCTCACAGGGACGCCGATGGAAAACCGCCTAACTGAATTGTGGTCGATCTTCGACTTTATCAATCCAGGCTACTTAGGCAGTTTGCAAAGATTTCAACGAAAGTTCGTCGCACCAATTGAGAAGGACAATGATAAGGAAAAAATTAGCCAAGTGCAGCGCCTCATTCGTCCGTTTCTGCTGCGCCGCACGAAAAAAGATCCAGAGGTGGAGCTCAACCTGCCTGATAAGCAGGAGCAAAAAGAGTTCTGTCCGTTAACAGTCGAGCAGGCTTCATTATATGAACAGCTCGTCAATGATACATTTGCTCAAATCGAAAAACTAAACGGCTTTGAGCGACGAGGGCTCATCTTGAAAATGATTGGGCAGCTCAAGCAAGTTTGCAACCACCCTGCTTTATATTTAAAAGAAGCCCGAGGAGCTCGCGCCGTCACCACTGCCCACGTCGAACGTTCGAACAAGCTCGTGAAGCTACTAGATTTAGTCGCTAGTATTCAGGAGCGCGAGGAAAGCTGCTTAATTTTTACCCAATATATCGGCATGGGTGAAATGATTGTGAAGCTATTGGAGGATAAGTTCGGTGCGGACGTCGAATTCTTGAACGGCAGTGTGCCGAAGCAAACGCGCGACCGGATGATTGAGGATTTCCAAGCGGGGCAGGGTCGCGTGCTCGTGCTGTCGCTAAAAGCTGGCGGGACCGGCTTGAACTTAACGGCCGCCAATCACGTTATCCATTACGATCGCTGGTGGAATCCGGCTGTTGAAAATCAGGCGACAGACCGCGCCTACCGCATCGGCCAGAAGCGGTTTGTACACGTGCATAAGCTGATCACGACCGGCACGCTCGAGGAGAAAATTGATTTCATGCTCGAGAAAAAGCAGTCGCTGAACGACCAAATTATCCAAAGTGAGCAGTGGATCACCGAGCTTGACACCGATGAGCTGCGCGAATTAATTATGCTGACGTAA
- a CDS encoding ROK family protein, which produces MKAIGIDIGGTAIKGAIIDTNGTFLVKEKINTDITIGREGILQALFTIIDRLLAHAAALPSDATAQHEVTDTAQHEATDTAQHEASDTTQHEASDTAQLAGIGIGSAGRINPITGEVVYATANLPGWQGTNIKTIIEEKYGLPCHVDNDANVALLGELWLGPQHHFKNAIMLTLGTGVGGANIINGQLVTGAHCQSGEWGHVVLVPNGHPCNCGKKGCIEQYLSGTALVRQANEAVNQANALVRQANEAVGPTSTQYTHGQQVFVDSAMHEVVDTYLDYLALVIYNMTVAIDPDAIIIGGGVIDSKHIWWPQLITKLATYEVATPIIPAALGNQAGVAGASKLVFDAHTQNA; this is translated from the coding sequence ATGAAAGCTATCGGCATTGACATCGGTGGCACCGCCATCAAAGGCGCCATCATCGACACAAACGGCACTTTCCTTGTAAAAGAAAAAATAAACACCGACATCACGATAGGACGCGAAGGCATCCTGCAAGCACTGTTTACAATCATTGATAGATTGCTAGCACACGCTGCCGCGCTACCGAGCGATGCCACCGCACAACACGAAGTAACGGATACTGCACAACACGAAGCAACGGACACTGCACAACACGAAGCATCCGATACGACTCAACACGAAGCATCCGACACCGCGCAACTCGCGGGCATCGGCATCGGTTCAGCCGGTCGCATCAACCCGATCACCGGCGAAGTCGTCTACGCCACCGCCAACCTACCAGGCTGGCAAGGCACAAACATCAAAACAATAATAGAAGAAAAATACGGCCTACCTTGTCACGTTGACAACGATGCAAACGTGGCACTACTAGGAGAGTTGTGGCTCGGCCCACAACATCACTTTAAAAATGCTATTATGCTCACGCTCGGAACCGGCGTCGGTGGCGCCAACATCATTAACGGCCAGCTCGTAACCGGCGCGCACTGCCAAAGCGGGGAGTGGGGCCACGTCGTTCTTGTCCCAAATGGTCACCCATGCAACTGCGGCAAAAAAGGCTGCATCGAGCAGTATCTATCAGGTACCGCACTCGTACGTCAAGCGAACGAAGCCGTAAACCAGGCAAACGCACTCGTACGTCAAGCGAACGAAGCAGTCGGTCCAACTTCAACACAATACACGCATGGCCAACAAGTATTTGTAGATTCCGCGATGCACGAAGTTGTCGACACGTACCTAGACTACTTAGCGCTCGTAATCTACAACATGACTGTAGCCATCGATCCAGACGCTATCATTATTGGTGGCGGCGTGATTGACTCGAAACACATATGGTGGCCGCAACTCATCACCAAACTAGCAACTTACGAAGTCGCAACACCGATCATCCCAGCCGCCCTCGGTAATCAAGCAGGCGTCGCTGGTGCTAGTAAACTAGTTTTCGACGCGCACACGCAGAATGCCTGA
- a CDS encoding N-acetylmannosamine-6-phosphate 2-epimerase has product MDYTTFNFKDVQGSLIVSCQALEDEPLHGADIMAKMAVAAEMGGARAIRANSKQDIIAIKQAVKLPVIGLVKRTYPDSDIYITATKQEINELLEAGADMIAIDATKRKRPNGESLEKLVQYTKSKHVAIMADISTFEEGFNAEKLGFDCVSTTMSGYTPYSPQQPGPDFTLLEKLVTTLRIPVIAEGRIHSPELANQALQLGAFAVVVGSAITRPQDITKRYVQAIKDGKSNDNITFAFKKQNRWAY; this is encoded by the coding sequence ATGGACTACACAACTTTCAATTTTAAAGATGTTCAAGGATCTTTAATCGTATCTTGCCAAGCATTAGAGGATGAACCACTTCACGGAGCTGACATTATGGCGAAGATGGCCGTCGCTGCCGAAATGGGCGGTGCAAGAGCTATTCGCGCCAACAGCAAGCAAGACATCATCGCCATCAAGCAAGCTGTGAAGCTCCCAGTCATCGGGCTCGTCAAGCGCACGTATCCCGATTCGGACATCTATATAACCGCAACTAAACAGGAAATCAACGAGCTGCTCGAAGCGGGCGCTGACATGATCGCGATCGATGCGACAAAGCGAAAACGCCCGAACGGTGAATCACTAGAAAAGCTCGTCCAATACACTAAATCAAAACACGTCGCCATTATGGCTGACATATCAACCTTTGAAGAAGGGTTCAACGCCGAAAAACTAGGCTTTGACTGCGTGTCGACAACGATGTCTGGCTACACGCCATATTCACCACAACAACCAGGACCAGATTTTACGCTTCTTGAAAAATTAGTCACCACGCTACGCATTCCTGTGATCGCGGAAGGGCGCATTCACTCGCCGGAGCTTGCGAACCAAGCCCTGCAGCTAGGCGCGTTCGCCGTTGTGGTGGGATCAGCCATTACAAGACCTCAAGACATAACAAAACGTTACGTACAGGCAATAAAGGATGGGAAGTCAAATGACAATATTACATTCGCATTTAAAAAGCAAAATCGCTGGGCTTATTAA
- a CDS encoding sugar ABC transporter substrate-binding protein, with product MLKKNVWLLFLLVFMLFMAACGNNDEEASSDTNTETTPATTETTESDPPAEDPPADPIEIEFWTMQLSPTFDDYINGVIADFEAQNPTVKVKWVDVPWGDMEKKILAAVASKTAPDVANLNPQFASKLAELDALVNMDEMVPADVRGQYFEGVWKSNTFNGKTFGVPWYLSSQVTMYNTKIFEEAGLDPNTPPATFAELFDASKTIKEQTGKYGFYPPLDGSHALETMVMMGVDLTDEGMTKATFNTPEGKEAFDFFVQLYQQELIPREVLTEGHQKAIDMYQAGELAILSSGPQFLNIVKENAPDILAATKTAPIITGKTNKKNVAAMNLVVPKQSEHQQAAVDFSLFMTNGENQVKFDKIVPILPSIETALDDPFFNELPADPTPIDEARIVSASQLRDSEVLIPPMKNYEDLKTSMNEALQAAMLGELTVDEALAQAEAKWNEILAQ from the coding sequence ATGTTAAAAAAGAATGTTTGGCTACTGTTTTTGCTAGTATTTATGCTTTTCATGGCAGCTTGTGGCAACAATGATGAAGAAGCGTCATCTGACACGAACACTGAAACAACTCCAGCTACAACGGAGACAACAGAATCAGACCCACCAGCTGAAGACCCACCAGCAGATCCGATCGAAATTGAATTCTGGACAATGCAGCTTTCGCCAACGTTTGATGACTATATTAACGGCGTCATCGCGGACTTCGAAGCACAAAACCCAACTGTCAAAGTAAAATGGGTTGACGTACCGTGGGGCGACATGGAGAAAAAAATCTTAGCGGCTGTTGCATCAAAAACAGCGCCAGACGTAGCGAACTTGAACCCACAATTCGCGTCAAAGCTTGCTGAGCTTGATGCCCTTGTGAACATGGACGAAATGGTCCCAGCCGACGTGCGCGGCCAGTACTTCGAAGGCGTGTGGAAATCAAACACATTCAACGGCAAAACATTCGGTGTACCTTGGTACCTATCATCTCAAGTTACAATGTACAACACGAAAATTTTCGAAGAAGCTGGTTTAGACCCGAACACACCACCAGCAACTTTCGCCGAGCTATTCGACGCGTCTAAAACAATTAAAGAACAAACAGGCAAATACGGCTTCTATCCACCACTTGACGGTAGCCATGCCCTTGAAACAATGGTCATGATGGGTGTCGACCTAACTGACGAAGGCATGACAAAAGCAACATTCAACACACCAGAAGGAAAAGAAGCATTCGACTTCTTCGTGCAACTATATCAACAAGAGCTCATCCCACGCGAAGTACTAACAGAAGGTCACCAAAAGGCAATCGACATGTACCAAGCTGGCGAGCTAGCTATTCTATCATCTGGCCCGCAGTTCCTGAACATCGTTAAAGAAAACGCGCCAGACATCCTGGCTGCTACAAAAACAGCACCAATCATCACAGGTAAAACAAACAAGAAAAACGTTGCGGCTATGAACCTTGTCGTGCCAAAGCAAAGCGAGCACCAGCAAGCAGCCGTAGACTTCTCACTATTCATGACGAACGGCGAAAACCAAGTTAAGTTCGACAAAATCGTGCCGATCTTACCATCAATCGAAACAGCATTAGACGACCCGTTCTTCAATGAACTACCGGCTGATCCAACGCCGATCGACGAAGCGCGCATCGTATCAGCTAGCCAGCTTCGCGACAGCGAAGTGCTCATTCCTCCTATGAAAAACTACGAGGACCTAAAAACGTCAATGAACGAAGCCCTACAAGCAGCCATGCTTGGCGAGCTAACAGTCGACGAAGCACTAGCACAAGCCGAAGCAAAATGGAACGAAATCCTAGCTCAATAA
- a CDS encoding SWIM zinc finger domain-containing protein — translation MLRDQLEREQVLQAASDLKNEILTLKHDGQTLMKDGFKLYQQGNVFNVQVIDDTVIGNVMDSSLENPKLYLTDFDRSHCSCFYGGVCPHQVALFFYIFNSVARVGDFIQEVREQQRERQLPSILQQHVKRAREYVDEPVYNEKSIEQWLTYFDEQFEEFMKTQKLSNPFIISQMYHLYYLGLKKHAPTNQEQKRLFVILAGIVVLQKAIDVYTRGEYNDYMRKYHVDTYLANIVESTVNNAVGTPFPKVLKPFIEKIIPIARQLLDRESLPGLRLRMYRELWSNLFTDSSWRQNELEVLKQSSTPLAGKVRAHLHFLLEETAQATTMLAEAEEPLPQLLEWLTALISWEKWDTTKEYVPLLLQHAPAYVTELRTRETKRDATKHILAVLDNYAYTTDDFDVYEHLLRTLFPYSYVETYHYYLYKQRYRDWVELQLLLDYPVEGIDKHDLKTIEKEASELLLPVYHRSVITAIAEKNRKSYKRAVRHMKKLRTLYRKQKQEPTFQTYIERMANEYKRLRALQEEMEHAGLIKKEV, via the coding sequence ATGCTGCGGGATCAACTGGAACGCGAGCAAGTGCTACAAGCTGCTAGTGACTTAAAAAACGAAATACTAACTTTAAAGCACGACGGGCAAACATTAATGAAGGACGGCTTTAAGCTATACCAGCAAGGCAACGTATTTAATGTGCAAGTAATAGATGACACGGTGATTGGCAATGTGATGGACAGCTCACTAGAAAATCCGAAGCTGTACTTAACAGACTTCGATCGCAGCCATTGCTCATGCTTTTATGGAGGAGTATGCCCACATCAAGTGGCACTCTTTTTTTACATATTTAACTCGGTGGCGCGCGTAGGCGACTTTATCCAAGAAGTGCGTGAACAGCAACGCGAACGGCAGCTACCGAGCATACTTCAGCAGCATGTCAAACGAGCGCGCGAATATGTCGATGAGCCCGTCTACAATGAAAAATCAATTGAACAGTGGCTCACCTACTTTGATGAACAATTCGAAGAGTTTATGAAAACACAAAAACTAAGCAATCCCTTTATCATATCGCAAATGTATCATCTCTATTATTTAGGCCTAAAAAAGCACGCCCCAACGAACCAAGAACAAAAGCGGCTGTTTGTCATACTAGCCGGCATCGTCGTACTGCAGAAGGCGATTGACGTGTATACTCGCGGCGAATACAACGATTATATGAGAAAATACCACGTCGACACGTACCTCGCCAACATCGTCGAAAGCACAGTTAACAATGCTGTCGGGACACCGTTTCCGAAAGTGCTAAAGCCTTTTATTGAAAAAATAATTCCGATTGCGCGCCAGCTGTTGGATAGGGAATCACTTCCGGGACTGCGGCTCCGCATGTATAGAGAGCTATGGTCAAACTTATTTACAGATTCATCGTGGCGTCAAAACGAGCTTGAGGTCCTAAAACAGTCATCAACGCCCCTGGCGGGAAAGGTGCGCGCTCATCTTCATTTTTTATTAGAAGAAACGGCACAAGCGACGACAATGCTCGCAGAAGCAGAAGAGCCACTGCCACAATTACTCGAGTGGTTAACAGCCCTTATTAGCTGGGAAAAATGGGACACGACTAAAGAGTACGTGCCGCTATTGTTACAGCATGCGCCAGCATATGTTACAGAGCTACGAACACGAGAAACAAAGCGCGATGCGACAAAGCACATACTCGCTGTGCTAGACAATTATGCGTACACAACGGATGACTTCGACGTGTATGAGCATTTGCTGCGAACGCTGTTTCCGTATAGCTATGTCGAAACGTACCATTACTACTTATATAAACAGCGCTATCGCGATTGGGTCGAGCTCCAGCTTTTATTGGATTATCCAGTAGAAGGCATTGATAAGCACGACTTGAAAACAATTGAAAAAGAAGCAAGTGAGCTGTTGTTACCGGTGTATCATCGCTCTGTCATAACAGCGATTGCGGAAAAAAACCGCAAAAGCTATAAACGCGCGGTGCGCCATATGAAAAAGCTGCGCACGTTATATAGAAAGCAAAAGCAAGAGCCAACGTTCCAAACGTACATCGAGCGCATGGCCAATGAATACAAGCGTCTTCGCGCTCTTCAAGAAGAGATGGAGCATGCAGGACTGATCAAGAAGGAGGTGTAA
- a CDS encoding YwpF family protein has product MKTFKLVSLLVSSPDRIAVPLIDGLIINKLDGENNWLIEILTTKELRGFFQAINDQNLELTIRATISKPDNDPAKLKGKIHSISLMETNMSILIHAQMVGEKTQFSEAILADLIHDGLEGEELLQQFSAKLHEKKRAVSMT; this is encoded by the coding sequence ATGAAAACGTTCAAACTTGTTTCACTGTTAGTCAGTAGCCCTGATAGAATTGCGGTTCCTCTAATTGATGGTTTGATTATAAATAAATTAGACGGCGAAAATAATTGGTTGATTGAGATTTTGACAACGAAAGAACTTCGTGGATTTTTCCAGGCTATTAATGATCAAAATTTAGAATTGACTATCCGCGCAACAATATCTAAACCAGACAATGATCCCGCTAAGTTGAAGGGTAAGATTCACTCAATTTCTCTCATGGAAACTAACATGAGCATACTCATACATGCTCAAATGGTCGGCGAGAAGACTCAATTTTCCGAAGCTATACTAGCTGATTTAATTCATGACGGCTTAGAAGGTGAAGAGCTTCTTCAGCAGTTCAGCGCGAAGCTTCATGAGAAAAAACGTGCCGTTTCGATGACCTAA
- a CDS encoding carbohydrate ABC transporter permease, producing MKRNPFTPFLFLLPGCIILGAFIFYPMLDAIWLSFTDYNMVQEANFVGLANYEELFKDDLFWKVLGQTFLYLIGVVPALVILPIFLAILVNQQIRGIAFFRSAYYVPVVTSMVVVGIMWKWVYADKGILNYILDASGIIQEPVHWLTSTTTSIFAVMAVTVWKGLGYYMVIYLAGLQSIPSELYEAARIDGANKWKQILHITIPLLMPSIMIVSIMSSISAMKVFEEIYVMTGGGPLNSSKTLVFYIYEEAFTKLNMGYASAAGVILFLITLILSILNIRFMNKKETAIRG from the coding sequence ATGAAACGAAATCCGTTCACACCGTTTCTATTTTTACTACCGGGATGTATCATCCTCGGCGCATTCATATTTTACCCGATGCTCGACGCCATCTGGCTCAGCTTCACCGACTACAACATGGTCCAAGAAGCAAATTTCGTCGGCCTAGCAAACTACGAAGAACTATTCAAAGACGACCTATTCTGGAAAGTGCTCGGCCAAACGTTTTTATACTTAATCGGCGTGGTCCCAGCGCTCGTTATACTACCAATCTTCCTTGCGATACTCGTCAACCAACAAATCAGAGGCATCGCCTTTTTCCGCTCGGCTTACTACGTGCCAGTTGTCACATCAATGGTTGTAGTCGGTATCATGTGGAAATGGGTATACGCTGACAAAGGAATTCTCAACTATATACTAGATGCGTCCGGCATCATTCAAGAACCTGTCCACTGGCTTACATCGACAACGACGTCCATATTTGCCGTCATGGCGGTGACTGTTTGGAAAGGGCTCGGCTACTACATGGTAATCTACCTCGCTGGCTTGCAGTCGATTCCGTCCGAACTATACGAGGCAGCGCGAATCGATGGGGCGAACAAGTGGAAGCAAATCCTCCACATTACGATCCCCTTGCTCATGCCATCCATTATGATCGTGTCGATCATGTCGTCCATTTCCGCCATGAAAGTGTTCGAGGAAATCTATGTCATGACAGGTGGCGGCCCATTAAACAGCTCAAAAACACTCGTGTTCTATATTTACGAAGAAGCATTCACGAAGCTTAACATGGGCTATGCGAGTGCCGCAGGTGTGATCCTGTTTCTCATCACGCTTATCCTATCAATACTAAACATTCGTTTTATGAATAAAAAAGAAACAGCTATCAGGGGGTAA
- a CDS encoding GNAT family N-acetyltransferase produces the protein MFSYTVDDTISLKLIELSDANSIYELVDQSRTYLRQWLPWVDGTTKVADSIDFIRACQKAYVEQIGMFTVIMYNGKIIGTASYNSLDWRNKIVYIGYWLAPDYQGQGIMTKVVKALTTYAFEELQFNRVDIRAATSNVKSRSIPERLGFIYEGTVRDAEWLYDHYVDHAIYGVLARDWQRNMAGMMMQGRADVTVD, from the coding sequence ATGTTTTCGTATACAGTGGATGATACTATCTCGCTAAAGTTAATTGAATTAAGTGATGCTAACAGTATTTATGAATTAGTTGATCAATCACGTACATATCTCCGCCAATGGCTACCTTGGGTTGACGGGACTACGAAGGTGGCTGATTCGATTGATTTTATCCGCGCTTGTCAGAAGGCGTACGTTGAACAAATTGGGATGTTTACTGTCATTATGTATAACGGCAAGATTATCGGGACGGCTAGTTATAACTCACTTGATTGGAGAAATAAAATTGTCTACATTGGATACTGGCTAGCACCGGACTATCAAGGACAAGGGATTATGACGAAGGTTGTCAAAGCGTTAACAACCTATGCTTTTGAGGAATTACAGTTTAATCGGGTGGATATTCGGGCTGCTACAAGCAACGTAAAAAGCCGATCAATTCCTGAGCGACTTGGATTTATATATGAAGGAACTGTGCGAGATGCGGAGTGGCTATATGATCATTATGTTGATCATGCTATTTACGGTGTCTTAGCTAGAGATTGGCAACGTAATATGGCAGGGATGATGATGCAGGGGCGTGCTGACGTAACTGTTGACTGA